From the genome of Streptomyces sp. NBC_01116, one region includes:
- a CDS encoding phosphopantetheine-binding protein, protein MDTRFTELLAPFLKYLHGQELDRDSDLRELGLDSMQSIELLFAIEDTFGIALADDDLNDATFATAGSLWSAIEAARDSGSAASEAA, encoded by the coding sequence ATGGACACCCGATTCACCGAACTGCTGGCGCCCTTCCTCAAGTACCTCCACGGCCAGGAACTCGACCGGGACTCGGACCTGCGTGAACTGGGCCTGGACTCCATGCAGTCGATCGAGCTGCTCTTCGCCATCGAGGACACCTTCGGCATCGCGCTCGCCGACGACGACCTCAACGACGCCACCTTCGCCACCGCCGGATCCCTGTGGAGCGCGATCGAGGCCGCGCGGGACTCCGGTTCCGCGGCGTCGGAGGCGGCATGA
- a CDS encoding phosphopantetheine-binding protein — MSAVTESATAAWTAADLAPPAPGAAVPPVLSGERAGRLDCVQSNLAQLADDLHGDDAHLALGAVPRFRPRPGPHGLPTVEPALEDQLAATAPAGLAETARWTGVQPAELAGLARTHGRLYVVADSFAMPWLPYHGRRHMEHSYLVAPHGDRALVVDAYASHTPWGVAAPGRWVTDWSVLPVSSLVVRFDAVPAGPVEPGPGDFGGAEEYVAAYAAHPDRAAALEQLTTETWLLARSRALHVAFLATRGPVGDPVTAHVLRLARLAEQAFLAYRRVQRARPEPAGLLPAVAAALHADRELFDTPDPVLAAVTEVVAEVVGVPAEKVREAPSLSELRGFGSFQVVEVVEALEERFDVEFDPDDLLPETLHRLDGLRTLVAAAGGTAG, encoded by the coding sequence ATGAGCGCCGTCACCGAGAGCGCGACCGCCGCTTGGACCGCGGCGGACCTCGCACCGCCCGCCCCCGGCGCGGCCGTTCCGCCGGTCCTGTCCGGCGAACGGGCCGGACGGCTCGACTGCGTCCAGTCGAACCTGGCCCAGCTCGCCGACGACCTGCACGGCGACGACGCCCACCTCGCCCTCGGCGCGGTCCCGCGCTTCCGGCCCCGGCCCGGCCCGCACGGACTGCCCACCGTCGAACCGGCACTGGAGGACCAGCTCGCCGCGACGGCCCCGGCCGGGCTCGCCGAGACCGCCCGGTGGACCGGGGTCCAGCCCGCCGAACTGGCCGGACTCGCCCGGACACACGGCCGCCTGTACGTGGTCGCGGACTCCTTCGCCATGCCGTGGCTCCCTTACCACGGCCGACGGCACATGGAGCACAGCTACCTGGTCGCCCCGCACGGCGACCGGGCACTGGTCGTCGACGCCTACGCCAGCCACACCCCGTGGGGCGTGGCCGCGCCCGGCCGGTGGGTGACGGACTGGTCGGTGCTGCCGGTCTCCTCGCTCGTGGTGCGCTTCGACGCGGTGCCGGCCGGCCCGGTCGAGCCCGGCCCCGGGGACTTCGGCGGAGCCGAGGAGTACGTGGCCGCCTACGCCGCCCACCCCGACCGGGCGGCCGCCCTGGAGCAGCTGACCACCGAGACCTGGCTGCTGGCCCGGTCGCGCGCCCTGCACGTGGCGTTCCTCGCCACCCGGGGCCCCGTGGGCGATCCGGTCACCGCGCACGTGCTGCGCCTGGCCCGCCTCGCCGAGCAGGCGTTCCTCGCCTACCGGCGGGTCCAGCGCGCCCGCCCCGAACCCGCCGGACTGCTGCCCGCCGTGGCCGCCGCCCTCCACGCCGACCGGGAGCTCTTCGACACCCCGGACCCCGTGCTCGCCGCCGTGACCGAGGTGGTCGCCGAGGTCGTCGGCGTCCCCGCCGAGAAGGTGCGCGAGGCCCCGTCGCTGAGCGAACTGCGCGGCTTCGGCTCCTTCCAGGTCGTCGAGGTCGTCGAGGCACTGGAGGAGCGGTTCGACGTCGAGTTCGACCCCGATGACCTGCTGCCCGAGACCCTGCACCGGCTCGACGGGCTCCGCACCCTGGTCGCCGCCGCCGGCGGAACGGCCGGCTGA